In one Papio anubis isolate 15944 chromosome 11, Panubis1.0, whole genome shotgun sequence genomic region, the following are encoded:
- the ZSWIM8 gene encoding zinc finger SWIM domain-containing protein 8 isoform X1 — protein sequence MELMFAEWEDGERFSFEDSDRFEEDSLCSFISEAESLCQNWRGWRKQSAGPNSPTGGGGGGGSGGTRMRDGLVIPLVELSAKQVAFHIPFEVVEKVYPPVPEQLQLRIAFWSFPENEEDIRLYSCLANGSADEFQRGDQLFRMRAVKDPLQIGFHLSATVVPPQMVPPKGAYNVAVMFDRCRVTSCSCTCGAGAKWCTHVVALCLFRIHNASAVCLRAPVSESLSRLQRDQLQKFAQYLISELPQQILPTAQRLLDELLSSQSTAINTVCGAPDPTAGPSASDQSTWYLDESTLTDNIKKTLHKFCGPSPVVFSDVNSMYLSSTEPPAAAEWACLLRPLRGREPEGVWNLLSIVREMFKRRDSNAAPLLEILTDQCLTYEQITGWWYSVRTSASHSSASGHTGRSNGQSEVAAHACASMCDEMVTLWRLAVLDPALSPQRRRELCTQLRQWQLKVIENVKRGQHKKTLERLFPGFRPAVEACYFNWEEAYPLPGVTYSGTDRKLALCWARALPSRPGASRSGGLEESRDRPRPLPAEPAVRPKEPGTKRKGLGEGVPSSQRGPRRLSAEGGDKALHKMGPGGGKAKALGGAGSGSKGSAGGGSKRRLSSEDSSLEPDLAEMSLDDSSLALGAEASTFGGFPESPPPCPLHGGSRGPSTFLPESPDTYEEDGGVYFSEGPEPPTTSAGPPGLLPGDVCTRDDLPSTDESGSGLPKTKEAAPAVGEEDDDYQAYYLNAQDGAGGEEEKAEGGAGEEHDLFAGLKPLEQESRMEVLFACAEALHAHGYSNEASRLTVELAQDLLANPPDLKVEPPPAKGKKNKVSTSRQTWVATNTLSKAAFLLTVLSERPEHHNLAFRVGMFALELQRPPASTKALEVKLAYQESEVAALLKKIPLGPSEMSTMRCRAEELREGTLCDYRPVLPLMLASFIFDVLCAPVVSPTGSRPPSRNWNSETPGDEELGFEAAVAALGMKTTVSEAEHPLLCEGTRREKGDLALALMITYKDDQAKLKKILDKLLDRESQTHKPQTLSSFYSSSRPTTASQRSPSKHGGPSAPGALQPLTSGSAGPAQPGSVAGAGPGPTEGFTEKNVPESSPHSPCEGLPSEAALTPRPEGKVPSRLALGSRGGYNGRGWGSPGRPKKKHTGMASIDSSAPETTSDSSPTLSRRPLRGGWAPTSWGRGQDSDSISSSSSDSLGSSSSSGSRRASASGGARAKTVEVGRYKGRRPESHAPHVPNQPSEAAAHFYFELAKTVLIKAGGNSSTSIFTHPSSSGGHQGPHRNLHLCAFEIGLYALGLHNFVSPNWLSRTYSSHVSWITGQAMEIGSAALTILVECWDGHLTPPEVASLADRASRARDSNMVRAAAELALSCLPHAHALNPNEIQRALVQCKEQDNLMLEKACMAVEEAAKGGGVYPEVLFEVAHQWFWLYEQTAGGSSTAREGATSCSASGIRAAGEAGRGMPEGRGGPGTEPVTVAAAAVTAAATVVPVISVGSSLYPGPGLGHGHSPGLHPYTALQPHLPCSPQYLTHPAHPAHPMPHMPRPAVFPVPSSAYPQGVHPAFLGAQYPYSVTPPSLAATAVSFPVPSMAPITVHPYHTEPGLPLPTSVACELWGQGTVSSVHPASTFPAIQGASLPALTTQPSPLVSGGFPPPEEETHSQPVSPHSLHHLHAAYRVGMLALEMLGRRAHNDHPNNFSRSPPYTDDVKWLLGLAAKLGDRHGDAAAAESRSCPQPPACPGLPPTGAALPAGIHAVHPPPLDSPDSCGLRRLCECDPERPQRLLPDAHGHDAVQRHPTEPQAQQTDQGAVAAGLTRDGHLLPLSLSPVGSYTGTQACGYGGPSHRGSEAWLDRSSSLSSLVAQTDSCSWAVAWGQDVSDPRSLGLGETALSGRGRWVASGIYLAFINI from the exons ATGGACTGGTGATTCCATTGGTGGAGCTGTCAGCAAAGCAGGTGGCATTTCACATCCCATTTGAAGTGGTGGAGAAAGTTTACCCACCGGTGCCTGAGCAGCTACAGCTCCGAATTGCTTTTTGGAGCTTCCCTGAGAATGAAGAGGACATTCG GCTGTATTCATGCCTGGCCAATGGCAGTGCAGATGAGTTTCAGCGAGGGGATCAGCTCTTCCGCATGAGGGCTGTGAAGGACCCATTGCAGATAG GGTTCCACCTGAGTGCTACAGTGGTGCCACCTCAGATGGTCCCTCCCAAAGGGGCCTACAACGTGGCTGTGATGTTTGACCGCTGCCGGGTCACTTCCTGCAGCTGTACCTGTGGGGCTGGGGCCAAATGGTGCACCCACGTCGTGGCACTCTGTCTCTTCCGCATCCACAAC GCTTCTGCAGTCTGCCTACGAGCCCCAGTCTCAGAGTCCCTGTCCCGGCTACAGAGGGACCAGCTGCAGAAGTTTGCTCAGTACCTCATCAGTGAGCTCCCTCAGCAG ATCCTCCCCACAGCTCAGCGTCTCCTGGATGAACTCCTGTCTTCCCAGTCAACAGCCATCAATACAGTGTGTGGAGCTCCGG ACCCCACAGCAGGGCCCTCAGCATCGGACCAGAGTACTTGGTATCTAGATGAATCGACACTCACTGACAACATCAAGAAGACACTGCACAAGTTCTGTGGCCCCTCCCCTGTGGTCTTCAG TGATGTGAACTCCATGTATCTGTCTTCCACGGAGCCGCCAGCCGCTGCTGAATGGGCATGTCTGCTGCGCCCTCTGAGAGGCCGTGAGCCGGAGGGCGTCTGGAACCTGCTAAGCATCGTGCGGGAGATGTTCAAGCGGAGGGACAGCAATGCTGCCCCCTTGTTGGAAATCCTCACTGACCAGTGCCTCACCTATGAGCAG ATAACAGGTTGGTGGTATAGCGTACGTACCTCAGCCTCACACAGCAGTGCCAGTGGGCACACGGGCCGTAGCAACGGGCAGTCAGAGGTGGCAGCCCATGCCTGTGCCAGCATGTGTGACGAGATGGTCACACTGTGGAGGCTGGCCGTGCTGGACCCTGCACTCAGCCCCCAGCG GCGCCGGGAACTGTGTACACAGCTGCGGCAGTGGCAACTGAAGGTGATTGAGAACGTCAAGCGGGGCCAACACAAGAAGACGCTGGAGCGGCTCTTCCCTGGCTTCCGGCCAGCGGTGGAGGCCTGCTACTTCAACTGGGAAGAGGCCTACCCACTTCCCGGTGTCACCTACAGCGGCACTGACAGGAAgctggcactgtgctgggcccgGGCCCTGCCCTCTCGGCCAGGTGCCTCCCGCTCTGGGGGCCTGGAGGAATCCCGGGACCGGCCCCGACCCCTTCCTGCTGAGCCAGCTGTGCGGCCCAAGGAGCCTGGGACCAAGCGAAAGGGCTTGGGTGAGGGGGTCCCCTCATCACAGCGGGGTCCCCGCCGCCTCTCAGCTGAAGGGGGAGATAAAGCTCTGCATAAGATGGGTCCAGGTGGGGGCAAAGCCAAGGCACTGGGTGGGGCTGGCAGTGGGAGCAAGGGCTCAGCAGGTGGCGGGAGCAAGCGACGGCTGAGCAGTGAAGACAGCTCCCTGGAGCCTGACCTGGCCGAGatgagcctggatgacagcagcCTGGCCCTGGGCGCAGAGGCCAGCACCTTCGGGGGATTCCCTGAGAGCCCTCCACCCTGTCCTCTCCACGGTGGCTCCCGAGGCCCTTCCACTTTCCTTCCTGAGTCCCCAGATACTTATGAAGAAGATGGTGGTGTGTACTTCTCAGAAGGGCCTGAGCCTCCCACAACCTCTGCCGGTCCCCCTGGCCTACTGCCTGGGGATGTCTGTACCCGGGACGACCTCCCTTCTACAGATGAGAGTGGCAGTGGGCTTCCCAAAACCAAAGAGGCAGCCCCTGCAGTTGGAGAGGAGGATGACGACTACCAGGCGTACTATCTGAATGCCCAGGATGGGGCTGGGGGCGAGGAAGAGAAGGCCGAGGGCGGGGCTGGGGAGGAGCACGACCTGTTTGCTGGGCTGAAGCCGCTGGAACAGGAGAGCCGCATGGAG GTACTGTTTGCCTGTGCTGAGGCCCTGCATGCACATGGCTACAGCAATGAGGCCTCCCGTCTCACCGTGGAGCTTGCCCAGGATCTGCTAGCCAACCCACCCGACCTCAAGGTAGAGCCGCCCCCTGCCAAG gGCAAGAAGAACAAGGTATCCACGAGCCGTCAGACCTGGGTGGCTACCAACACCCTGAGCAAGGCAGCTTTCCTGTTGACAGTGCTAAGTGAGCGTCCAGAGCACCACAACCTGGCCTTCCGAGTTGGCATGTTTGCCTTAGAGCTGCAGAGGCCTCCAGCTTCTACCAAGGCCTTGGAG GTGAAGCTGGCAtaccaggagtctgaggtggctGCCTTGCTCAAGAAGATCCCTCTGGGTCCGAGCGAGATGAGTACCATGCGGTGCCGGGCAGAGGAGCTTCGGGAGGGGACGCTCTGTGACTATCGGCCTGTGTTGCCTCTCATGTTGGCCAGTTTCATCTTTGACGTCCTCTGTGCTCCAG TGGTTTCTCCCACAGGTTCCCGGCCCCCAAGTCGCAACTGGAACAGCGAGACACCTGGGGatgaggagctgggatttgaagcaGCAGTTGCTGCCTTGG GCATGAAGACAACAGTGAGCGAGGCAGAACATCCCCTCTTATGTGAAGGTACACGTCGGGAGAAGGGTGACCTGGCATTAGCACTAATGATCACTTACAAGGACGACCAGGCCAAGCTTAAGAAG ATCTTAGACAAACTCTTGGACCGAGAGAGCCAGACACATAAGCCACAGACGCTGAGTTCTTTCTACTCATCTAGCCGCCCAACCACAGCCAGCCAGAGGTCTCCTTCAAAGCACGGGGGCCCATCTGCCCCAGGGGCCCTGCAACCACTGACCTCAGGCTCTGCAGGGCCTGCTCAACCAGGGAGTGTGGCAGGGGCTGGGCCAGGCCCCACTGAGGGCTTCACAGAGAAGAATGTGCCTG AGAGTTCCCCACATTCCCCCTGTGAGGGTCTTCCATCTGAGGCAGCTTTGACCCCCAGGCCAGAAGGGAAGGTTCCTAGCCGGTTGGCACTTGGCAGTCGTGGAGGCTATAATGGACGGGGATGGGGGTCTCCAGGACGGCCTAAGAAGAAGCACACAG GCATGGCCAGCATTGACAGCAGTGCCCCTGAAACAACATCGGATAGCTCCCCGACCTTAAGCCGGAGACCACTTCGAGGGGGCTGGgcccccacctcctggggtcGAGGTCAGGACAGTGACAGCATTAGCAGCTCTTCTTCAGACTCCCTGGGCTCCTCATCCTCCAGTGGAAGTCGCCGGGCCAGTGCCAGTGGAGGAGCCCGGGCAAAGACTGTTGAAGTTGGCAG GTACAAGGGCCGCCGCCCCGAGAGTCATGCCCCCCATGTACCCAATCAGCCATCAGAGGCAGCTGCACACTTCTACTTCGAGCTGGCGAAGACAGTGCTGATCAAGGCAGGGGGCAACAGCAGCACTTCCATTTTCACACATCCATCTTCCTCAGGGGGCCACCAGGGTCCTCACCGCAACCTGCACCTTTGCGCCTTCGAGATTGGGCTTTATGCCCTTGGCCTGCACAACTTTGTTTCTCCCAACTGGCTCTCACGTACTTATTCTTCTCACGTTTCCTGGATTACAG GCCAGGCCATGGAGATAGGCAGCGCAGCCCTGACTATACTGGTAGAATGCTGGGATGGGCACCTGACACCCCCTGAGGTTGCATCCCTGGCTGACAGGGCATCACGGGCAAGAGACTCCAATATGGTGAGGGCAGCAGCAGAGCTGGCCCTGAGCTGCCTGCCTCATGCCCATGCATTGAACCCTAATGAGATCCAGCGGGCCCTGGTGCAGTGCAAGGAACAG GACAACCTCATGTTGGAGAAGGCCTGCATGGCAGTGGAAGAGGCAGCTAAGGGTGGGGGAGTGTACCCTGAAGTGTTGTTTGAGGTTGCTCACCAGTGGTTCTGGCTATATGAGCAAACTGCAGGTGGCTCATCCACAGCCCGTGAAGGGGCTACAAGCTGTAGTGCCAGTGGGATCAGGGCAGCTGGGGAGGCTGGGCGGGGTATGCCTGAGGGTAGAGGGGGCCCAGGGACTGAGCCGGTTACAGTGGCGGCGGCAGCAGTGACAGCAGCAGCCACAGTGGTGCCCGTCATCTCGGTGGGGTCTAGTTTGTACCCAGGTCCAGGACTGGGGCATGGCCACTCCCCTGGCCTGCACCCCTACACTGCTCTACAGCCCCACTTGCCCTGTAGCCCTCAGTACCTCACTCACCCAGCTCACCCTGCCCACCCCATGCCTCACATGCCCCGGCCTGCCGTCTTCCCTGTGCCCAGCTCTGCATACCCACAG GGTGTGCATCCTGCATTCCTGGGGGCTCAGTACCCTTATTCAGTGACTCCTCCCTCACTTGCTGCCACTGCTGTGTCTTTCCCCGTCCCTTCCATGGCACCCATCACAGTACATCCCTACCACACAGAGCCAGGGCTTCCACTGCCCACCAGTGTGGCCTGTGAGTTGTGGGGCCAGGGAACAG TGAGCAGTGTCCATCCAGCATCCACATTTCCAGCCATCCAGGGTGCCTCACTGCCTGCCCTGACCACACAGCCCAGCCCTCTGGTGAGCGGAGGTTTTCCACCACCCGAGGAGGAGACGCACAGTCAGCCAGTCAGTCCCCACAGCCTGCACCACCTGCATGCTGCCTACCGTGTCG GAATGCTGGCACTGGAGATGCTGGGTCGCCGGGCACACAACGATCACCCCAACAACTTCTCCCGCTCCCCCCCCTACACTGATGATGTCAAATGGTTGCTGGGGCTGGCAGCAAAGCTGG GAGATCGTCATGGAGACGCTGCAGCGGCTGAGTCCCGCTCATGCCCACAACCACCTGCGTGCCCCGGCCTTCCACCAACTGGTGCAGCGCTGCCAGCAGGCATACATGCAG TACATCCACCACCGCTTGATTCACCTGACTCCTGCGGACTACGACGACTTTGTGAATGCGATCCGGAGCGCCCGCAGCGCCTTCTGCCTGACGCCCATGGGCATGATGCAGTTCAACGACATCCTACAGAACCTCAAGCGCAGCAAACAGACCAAGGAGCTGTGGCAGCGGGTCTCACTcgagatggccaccttctccccCTGAGTCTTTCACCCGTAGGGTCCTATACAGGGACCCAGGCCTGTGGCTATGGGGGCCCCTCACACAGGGGGAGTGAAGCTTGGCTGGACAGATCATCCTCACTCAGTTCCCTGGTAGCCCAGACTGACAGCTGCTCTTGGGCTGTAGCCTGGGGCCAAGATGTCTCAGACCCTAGAAGCCTAGGGCTGGGGGAGACAGCCCTGTCTGGGAGGGGGCGTTGGGTGGCCTCTGGTATTTATTtggcatttataaatatataa
- the ZSWIM8 gene encoding zinc finger SWIM domain-containing protein 8 isoform X2 produces MELMFAEWEDGERFSFEDSDRFEEDSLCSFISEAESLCQNWRGWRKQSAGPNSPTGGGGGGGSGGTRMRDGLVIPLVELSAKQVAFHIPFEVVEKVYPPVPEQLQLRIAFWSFPENEEDIRLYSCLANGSADEFQRGDQLFRMRAVKDPLQIGFHLSATVVPPQMVPPKGAYNVAVMFDRCRVTSCSCTCGAGAKWCTHVVALCLFRIHNASAVCLRAPVSESLSRLQRDQLQKFAQYLISELPQQILPTAQRLLDELLSSQSTAINTVCGAPDPTAGPSASDQSTWYLDESTLTDNIKKTLHKFCGPSPVVFSDVNSMYLSSTEPPAAAEWACLLRPLRGREPEGVWNLLSIVREMFKRRDSNAAPLLEILTDQCLTYEQITGWWYSVRTSASHSSASGHTGRSNGQSEVAAHACASMCDEMVTLWRLAVLDPALSPQRRRELCTQLRQWQLKVIENVKRGQHKKTLERLFPGFRPAVEACYFNWEEAYPLPGVTYSGTDRKLALCWARALPSRPGASRSGGLEESRDRPRPLPAEPAVRPKEPGTKRKGLGEGVPSSQRGPRRLSAEGGDKALHKMGPGGGKAKALGGAGSGSKGSAGGGSKRRLSSEDSSLEPDLAEMSLDDSSLALGAEASTFGGFPESPPPCPLHGGSRGPSTFLPESPDTYEEDGGVYFSEGPEPPTTSAGPPGLLPGDVCTRDDLPSTDESGSGLPKTKEAAPAVGEEDDDYQAYYLNAQDGAGGEEEKAEGGAGEEHDLFAGLKPLEQESRMEVLFACAEALHAHGYSNEASRLTVELAQDLLANPPDLKVEPPPAKGKKNKVSTSRQTWVATNTLSKAAFLLTVLSERPEHHNLAFRVGMFALELQRPPASTKALEVKLAYQESEVAALLKKIPLGPSEMSTMRCRAEELREGTLCDYRPVLPLMLASFIFDVLCAPGSRPPSRNWNSETPGDEELGFEAAVAALGMKTTVSEAEHPLLCEGTRREKGDLALALMITYKDDQAKLKKILDKLLDRESQTHKPQTLSSFYSSSRPTTASQRSPSKHGGPSAPGALQPLTSGSAGPAQPGSVAGAGPGPTEGFTEKNVPESSPHSPCEGLPSEAALTPRPEGKVPSRLALGSRGGYNGRGWGSPGRPKKKHTGMASIDSSAPETTSDSSPTLSRRPLRGGWAPTSWGRGQDSDSISSSSSDSLGSSSSSGSRRASASGGARAKTVEVGRYKGRRPESHAPHVPNQPSEAAAHFYFELAKTVLIKAGGNSSTSIFTHPSSSGGHQGPHRNLHLCAFEIGLYALGLHNFVSPNWLSRTYSSHVSWITGQAMEIGSAALTILVECWDGHLTPPEVASLADRASRARDSNMVRAAAELALSCLPHAHALNPNEIQRALVQCKEQDNLMLEKACMAVEEAAKGGGVYPEVLFEVAHQWFWLYEQTAGGSSTAREGATSCSASGIRAAGEAGRGMPEGRGGPGTEPVTVAAAAVTAAATVVPVISVGSSLYPGPGLGHGHSPGLHPYTALQPHLPCSPQYLTHPAHPAHPMPHMPRPAVFPVPSSAYPQGVHPAFLGAQYPYSVTPPSLAATAVSFPVPSMAPITVHPYHTEPGLPLPTSVACELWGQGTVSSVHPASTFPAIQGASLPALTTQPSPLVSGGFPPPEEETHSQPVSPHSLHHLHAAYRVGMLALEMLGRRAHNDHPNNFSRSPPYTDDVKWLLGLAAKLGDRHGDAAAAESRSCPQPPACPGLPPTGAALPAGIHAVHPPPLDSPDSCGLRRLCECDPERPQRLLPDAHGHDAVQRHPTEPQAQQTDQGAVAAGLTRDGHLLPLSLSPVGSYTGTQACGYGGPSHRGSEAWLDRSSSLSSLVAQTDSCSWAVAWGQDVSDPRSLGLGETALSGRGRWVASGIYLAFINI; encoded by the exons ATGGACTGGTGATTCCATTGGTGGAGCTGTCAGCAAAGCAGGTGGCATTTCACATCCCATTTGAAGTGGTGGAGAAAGTTTACCCACCGGTGCCTGAGCAGCTACAGCTCCGAATTGCTTTTTGGAGCTTCCCTGAGAATGAAGAGGACATTCG GCTGTATTCATGCCTGGCCAATGGCAGTGCAGATGAGTTTCAGCGAGGGGATCAGCTCTTCCGCATGAGGGCTGTGAAGGACCCATTGCAGATAG GGTTCCACCTGAGTGCTACAGTGGTGCCACCTCAGATGGTCCCTCCCAAAGGGGCCTACAACGTGGCTGTGATGTTTGACCGCTGCCGGGTCACTTCCTGCAGCTGTACCTGTGGGGCTGGGGCCAAATGGTGCACCCACGTCGTGGCACTCTGTCTCTTCCGCATCCACAAC GCTTCTGCAGTCTGCCTACGAGCCCCAGTCTCAGAGTCCCTGTCCCGGCTACAGAGGGACCAGCTGCAGAAGTTTGCTCAGTACCTCATCAGTGAGCTCCCTCAGCAG ATCCTCCCCACAGCTCAGCGTCTCCTGGATGAACTCCTGTCTTCCCAGTCAACAGCCATCAATACAGTGTGTGGAGCTCCGG ACCCCACAGCAGGGCCCTCAGCATCGGACCAGAGTACTTGGTATCTAGATGAATCGACACTCACTGACAACATCAAGAAGACACTGCACAAGTTCTGTGGCCCCTCCCCTGTGGTCTTCAG TGATGTGAACTCCATGTATCTGTCTTCCACGGAGCCGCCAGCCGCTGCTGAATGGGCATGTCTGCTGCGCCCTCTGAGAGGCCGTGAGCCGGAGGGCGTCTGGAACCTGCTAAGCATCGTGCGGGAGATGTTCAAGCGGAGGGACAGCAATGCTGCCCCCTTGTTGGAAATCCTCACTGACCAGTGCCTCACCTATGAGCAG ATAACAGGTTGGTGGTATAGCGTACGTACCTCAGCCTCACACAGCAGTGCCAGTGGGCACACGGGCCGTAGCAACGGGCAGTCAGAGGTGGCAGCCCATGCCTGTGCCAGCATGTGTGACGAGATGGTCACACTGTGGAGGCTGGCCGTGCTGGACCCTGCACTCAGCCCCCAGCG GCGCCGGGAACTGTGTACACAGCTGCGGCAGTGGCAACTGAAGGTGATTGAGAACGTCAAGCGGGGCCAACACAAGAAGACGCTGGAGCGGCTCTTCCCTGGCTTCCGGCCAGCGGTGGAGGCCTGCTACTTCAACTGGGAAGAGGCCTACCCACTTCCCGGTGTCACCTACAGCGGCACTGACAGGAAgctggcactgtgctgggcccgGGCCCTGCCCTCTCGGCCAGGTGCCTCCCGCTCTGGGGGCCTGGAGGAATCCCGGGACCGGCCCCGACCCCTTCCTGCTGAGCCAGCTGTGCGGCCCAAGGAGCCTGGGACCAAGCGAAAGGGCTTGGGTGAGGGGGTCCCCTCATCACAGCGGGGTCCCCGCCGCCTCTCAGCTGAAGGGGGAGATAAAGCTCTGCATAAGATGGGTCCAGGTGGGGGCAAAGCCAAGGCACTGGGTGGGGCTGGCAGTGGGAGCAAGGGCTCAGCAGGTGGCGGGAGCAAGCGACGGCTGAGCAGTGAAGACAGCTCCCTGGAGCCTGACCTGGCCGAGatgagcctggatgacagcagcCTGGCCCTGGGCGCAGAGGCCAGCACCTTCGGGGGATTCCCTGAGAGCCCTCCACCCTGTCCTCTCCACGGTGGCTCCCGAGGCCCTTCCACTTTCCTTCCTGAGTCCCCAGATACTTATGAAGAAGATGGTGGTGTGTACTTCTCAGAAGGGCCTGAGCCTCCCACAACCTCTGCCGGTCCCCCTGGCCTACTGCCTGGGGATGTCTGTACCCGGGACGACCTCCCTTCTACAGATGAGAGTGGCAGTGGGCTTCCCAAAACCAAAGAGGCAGCCCCTGCAGTTGGAGAGGAGGATGACGACTACCAGGCGTACTATCTGAATGCCCAGGATGGGGCTGGGGGCGAGGAAGAGAAGGCCGAGGGCGGGGCTGGGGAGGAGCACGACCTGTTTGCTGGGCTGAAGCCGCTGGAACAGGAGAGCCGCATGGAG GTACTGTTTGCCTGTGCTGAGGCCCTGCATGCACATGGCTACAGCAATGAGGCCTCCCGTCTCACCGTGGAGCTTGCCCAGGATCTGCTAGCCAACCCACCCGACCTCAAGGTAGAGCCGCCCCCTGCCAAG gGCAAGAAGAACAAGGTATCCACGAGCCGTCAGACCTGGGTGGCTACCAACACCCTGAGCAAGGCAGCTTTCCTGTTGACAGTGCTAAGTGAGCGTCCAGAGCACCACAACCTGGCCTTCCGAGTTGGCATGTTTGCCTTAGAGCTGCAGAGGCCTCCAGCTTCTACCAAGGCCTTGGAG GTGAAGCTGGCAtaccaggagtctgaggtggctGCCTTGCTCAAGAAGATCCCTCTGGGTCCGAGCGAGATGAGTACCATGCGGTGCCGGGCAGAGGAGCTTCGGGAGGGGACGCTCTGTGACTATCGGCCTGTGTTGCCTCTCATGTTGGCCAGTTTCATCTTTGACGTCCTCTGTGCTCCAG GTTCCCGGCCCCCAAGTCGCAACTGGAACAGCGAGACACCTGGGGatgaggagctgggatttgaagcaGCAGTTGCTGCCTTGG GCATGAAGACAACAGTGAGCGAGGCAGAACATCCCCTCTTATGTGAAGGTACACGTCGGGAGAAGGGTGACCTGGCATTAGCACTAATGATCACTTACAAGGACGACCAGGCCAAGCTTAAGAAG ATCTTAGACAAACTCTTGGACCGAGAGAGCCAGACACATAAGCCACAGACGCTGAGTTCTTTCTACTCATCTAGCCGCCCAACCACAGCCAGCCAGAGGTCTCCTTCAAAGCACGGGGGCCCATCTGCCCCAGGGGCCCTGCAACCACTGACCTCAGGCTCTGCAGGGCCTGCTCAACCAGGGAGTGTGGCAGGGGCTGGGCCAGGCCCCACTGAGGGCTTCACAGAGAAGAATGTGCCTG AGAGTTCCCCACATTCCCCCTGTGAGGGTCTTCCATCTGAGGCAGCTTTGACCCCCAGGCCAGAAGGGAAGGTTCCTAGCCGGTTGGCACTTGGCAGTCGTGGAGGCTATAATGGACGGGGATGGGGGTCTCCAGGACGGCCTAAGAAGAAGCACACAG GCATGGCCAGCATTGACAGCAGTGCCCCTGAAACAACATCGGATAGCTCCCCGACCTTAAGCCGGAGACCACTTCGAGGGGGCTGGgcccccacctcctggggtcGAGGTCAGGACAGTGACAGCATTAGCAGCTCTTCTTCAGACTCCCTGGGCTCCTCATCCTCCAGTGGAAGTCGCCGGGCCAGTGCCAGTGGAGGAGCCCGGGCAAAGACTGTTGAAGTTGGCAG GTACAAGGGCCGCCGCCCCGAGAGTCATGCCCCCCATGTACCCAATCAGCCATCAGAGGCAGCTGCACACTTCTACTTCGAGCTGGCGAAGACAGTGCTGATCAAGGCAGGGGGCAACAGCAGCACTTCCATTTTCACACATCCATCTTCCTCAGGGGGCCACCAGGGTCCTCACCGCAACCTGCACCTTTGCGCCTTCGAGATTGGGCTTTATGCCCTTGGCCTGCACAACTTTGTTTCTCCCAACTGGCTCTCACGTACTTATTCTTCTCACGTTTCCTGGATTACAG GCCAGGCCATGGAGATAGGCAGCGCAGCCCTGACTATACTGGTAGAATGCTGGGATGGGCACCTGACACCCCCTGAGGTTGCATCCCTGGCTGACAGGGCATCACGGGCAAGAGACTCCAATATGGTGAGGGCAGCAGCAGAGCTGGCCCTGAGCTGCCTGCCTCATGCCCATGCATTGAACCCTAATGAGATCCAGCGGGCCCTGGTGCAGTGCAAGGAACAG GACAACCTCATGTTGGAGAAGGCCTGCATGGCAGTGGAAGAGGCAGCTAAGGGTGGGGGAGTGTACCCTGAAGTGTTGTTTGAGGTTGCTCACCAGTGGTTCTGGCTATATGAGCAAACTGCAGGTGGCTCATCCACAGCCCGTGAAGGGGCTACAAGCTGTAGTGCCAGTGGGATCAGGGCAGCTGGGGAGGCTGGGCGGGGTATGCCTGAGGGTAGAGGGGGCCCAGGGACTGAGCCGGTTACAGTGGCGGCGGCAGCAGTGACAGCAGCAGCCACAGTGGTGCCCGTCATCTCGGTGGGGTCTAGTTTGTACCCAGGTCCAGGACTGGGGCATGGCCACTCCCCTGGCCTGCACCCCTACACTGCTCTACAGCCCCACTTGCCCTGTAGCCCTCAGTACCTCACTCACCCAGCTCACCCTGCCCACCCCATGCCTCACATGCCCCGGCCTGCCGTCTTCCCTGTGCCCAGCTCTGCATACCCACAG GGTGTGCATCCTGCATTCCTGGGGGCTCAGTACCCTTATTCAGTGACTCCTCCCTCACTTGCTGCCACTGCTGTGTCTTTCCCCGTCCCTTCCATGGCACCCATCACAGTACATCCCTACCACACAGAGCCAGGGCTTCCACTGCCCACCAGTGTGGCCTGTGAGTTGTGGGGCCAGGGAACAG TGAGCAGTGTCCATCCAGCATCCACATTTCCAGCCATCCAGGGTGCCTCACTGCCTGCCCTGACCACACAGCCCAGCCCTCTGGTGAGCGGAGGTTTTCCACCACCCGAGGAGGAGACGCACAGTCAGCCAGTCAGTCCCCACAGCCTGCACCACCTGCATGCTGCCTACCGTGTCG GAATGCTGGCACTGGAGATGCTGGGTCGCCGGGCACACAACGATCACCCCAACAACTTCTCCCGCTCCCCCCCCTACACTGATGATGTCAAATGGTTGCTGGGGCTGGCAGCAAAGCTGG GAGATCGTCATGGAGACGCTGCAGCGGCTGAGTCCCGCTCATGCCCACAACCACCTGCGTGCCCCGGCCTTCCACCAACTGGTGCAGCGCTGCCAGCAGGCATACATGCAG TACATCCACCACCGCTTGATTCACCTGACTCCTGCGGACTACGACGACTTTGTGAATGCGATCCGGAGCGCCCGCAGCGCCTTCTGCCTGACGCCCATGGGCATGATGCAGTTCAACGACATCCTACAGAACCTCAAGCGCAGCAAACAGACCAAGGAGCTGTGGCAGCGGGTCTCACTcgagatggccaccttctccccCTGAGTCTTTCACCCGTAGGGTCCTATACAGGGACCCAGGCCTGTGGCTATGGGGGCCCCTCACACAGGGGGAGTGAAGCTTGGCTGGACAGATCATCCTCACTCAGTTCCCTGGTAGCCCAGACTGACAGCTGCTCTTGGGCTGTAGCCTGGGGCCAAGATGTCTCAGACCCTAGAAGCCTAGGGCTGGGGGAGACAGCCCTGTCTGGGAGGGGGCGTTGGGTGGCCTCTGGTATTTATTtggcatttataaatatataa